A region of Legionella donaldsonii DNA encodes the following proteins:
- a CDS encoding AI-2E family transporter produces the protein MTINAGTRVRTVTFAASLILVSIIGYLLIAGRSLLIPIVIAVFIWHLLNTIHNAVQRTPFVGPRLPNWLSMVLALLVVALLVKILIDIISNNVNDVIAASSRYQENLTNIFNRVDERFHIKTLANVDGFIRGLSLQGILVNIYGVFTTITGSAVLIALYVIFLFVEQHFFTQKLDALFPQAGHRQLVNNIITHIVKDTQTYLGLKTLLSILTATTSWIIMKCVGLDFAEFWALLIFFLNFIPNIGAILATAFPALLALIQFQSWLPFIIITSGLVAIQFIVGNLVEPRFLGKSLNLSALVILFALALWGAVWGVLGMFLSVPITVMMMIIFAHFEATRPLAIMLSQDGQIHKAYETL, from the coding sequence ATGACTATAAATGCTGGAACAAGGGTTCGTACCGTTACATTTGCAGCCAGTTTGATTTTAGTATCGATCATCGGCTATTTGCTTATTGCTGGTCGCAGTTTATTAATTCCTATCGTTATTGCAGTCTTTATCTGGCACCTGTTAAACACAATCCATAACGCTGTGCAGCGGACGCCTTTTGTTGGTCCCCGGTTACCTAATTGGCTTAGTATGGTATTGGCGTTATTGGTAGTAGCACTTCTGGTAAAGATTCTCATTGATATTATTAGTAATAATGTCAATGACGTGATTGCGGCTTCCTCTCGTTATCAGGAGAATTTGACTAATATTTTTAATAGGGTGGATGAGCGTTTTCATATTAAAACCCTGGCAAATGTGGATGGTTTTATACGTGGTCTTAGTTTGCAGGGTATTTTAGTCAACATTTACGGTGTTTTTACCACTATCACAGGCTCTGCCGTTTTAATCGCTCTCTATGTCATTTTTTTATTTGTAGAACAACATTTTTTCACTCAAAAGCTGGACGCTCTTTTTCCTCAGGCTGGCCATCGCCAATTGGTCAATAACATCATTACCCACATTGTAAAGGATACCCAAACCTATTTGGGTTTAAAAACCCTGTTAAGTATACTTACAGCAACGACGAGTTGGATTATTATGAAATGCGTCGGTTTGGATTTTGCAGAATTCTGGGCCTTACTTATTTTTTTCTTAAATTTTATTCCCAATATTGGTGCTATCCTCGCGACAGCTTTTCCTGCCTTATTGGCGCTAATTCAATTTCAAAGTTGGCTGCCTTTTATAATCATTACTTCAGGCCTTGTCGCCATACAGTTTATTGTTGGTAATCTTGTTGAACCACGCTTTTTAGGAAAATCATTAAATTTAAGTGCTCTGGTCATTTTATTTGCCTTGGCTTTATGGGGGGCTGTCTGGGGTGTTTTAGGCATGTTTCTTTCGGTGCCTATTACCGTCATGATGATGATTATTTTTGCTCATTTTGAGGCAACCCGGCCTTTGGCCATTATGTTGTCGCAGGATGGGCAAATACACAAGGCCTACGAAACCTTATAG
- a CDS encoding serpin family protein: MKAIRPQGCLFILLFLFLGYALSVSSRTTHFAPEAQPFNEFAFDLYRQLGTTDQNLILSPYSLSSLLVILANGASGNTQQQLNQALHFPPGNTNHAAELAQINTALMPDGDCQGWLSCKFKHAGKWFGFNQSSTFLIANSFWAEERLIYKTPFLAAMGQINHFYRVNFNKAPEAARQRINNWVEEKTDQYIKELITPGMINRATQLILVNAIYFNGVWESPFKPEATEQKPFLLSDGNPLQTAMMGKLDNFFYSENDRLQMLQLPYLKSTIRMAVLLPKPTHSVKEIRQTLTQVTFAQLLQNATNRKVLVSLPKFKLASTFKSLKQPLQQMGVIDAFSDKADFSNITTSALAISDIIQKAVIEVDEKGTVAAAATAVVMFGSAVQQPMEFNANHPFLFILYDTQSGVILFIGQVFNPQKE, encoded by the coding sequence CCATTTCGCCCCCGAAGCACAACCATTCAATGAGTTCGCTTTTGATCTTTATCGACAATTAGGCACAACCGATCAAAATCTTATTTTATCACCCTATAGCCTATCGTCCCTTCTCGTTATTTTAGCTAATGGTGCTAGTGGCAATACTCAACAACAGCTAAATCAAGCGCTTCACTTTCCTCCAGGAAATACCAATCATGCCGCTGAATTAGCTCAAATTAATACCGCGTTAATGCCCGATGGGGATTGCCAGGGATGGCTCAGTTGCAAATTTAAACACGCTGGTAAATGGTTTGGCTTCAACCAATCATCCACTTTTTTAATTGCTAATTCATTTTGGGCAGAAGAACGTTTGATTTATAAGACGCCCTTCCTGGCCGCTATGGGACAAATAAATCATTTTTACCGGGTTAATTTTAATAAAGCACCTGAGGCTGCCAGACAACGTATTAATAACTGGGTCGAAGAGAAAACAGACCAATATATCAAAGAGCTGATTACTCCAGGCATGATTAACAGAGCGACGCAACTCATTCTGGTCAATGCGATTTATTTTAATGGGGTATGGGAGTCCCCCTTCAAACCGGAAGCCACGGAGCAAAAGCCCTTCCTGTTATCAGACGGAAACCCTCTACAAACAGCTATGATGGGCAAGCTGGATAACTTTTTCTATAGTGAAAATGATCGTTTACAAATGCTGCAATTACCTTATTTAAAAAGCACCATAAGAATGGCGGTCTTATTGCCAAAACCTACTCACTCAGTAAAGGAAATACGACAAACATTGACTCAAGTAACATTTGCCCAGCTTCTTCAAAACGCCACTAACCGCAAGGTTCTTGTTAGTCTGCCGAAATTCAAACTGGCATCCACCTTTAAATCCTTAAAACAGCCTTTACAACAAATGGGTGTTATCGATGCTTTCAGTGATAAAGCTGACTTTTCCAACATAACAACGTCTGCGTTGGCAATTTCCGATATAATTCAAAAGGCAGTTATAGAAGTTGATGAAAAAGGTACTGTCGCGGCGGCTGCAACGGCTGTCGTGATGTTTGGTAGTGCTGTACAGCAACCGATGGAATTTAATGCAAACCATCCCTTTTTATTTATTCTCTATGATACTCAATCAGGAGTTATTCTCTTTATAGGGCAGGTTTTCAATCCGCAAAAGGAATGA